A window of Kribbella sp. NBC_00382 genomic DNA:
CCGTAGGCGATGTACGCCATCACGTGCAGGCCGAGCGTCGCCAGGTAGGTCACCCGGGGGTCCTCCACGCCGGCGTTGTTCTTACCGCGCTCCCAACCCTCGTCCGGTGCGAGCACGACGCCCTCGCGCTCGACACGGACCGGTACGCCGTCGTCCAGCACCACCCGGGCCAGGCCGACCCGGGAGACGTTGCCTGCAGCAACCAGTCGGGGAAGCAGGTACAGGGTTCCGTCTGGGGTGTGGCCGGTCGCGGGGTTGAGCACTCCTTCGACTTCGAACTCGTTGCCCGGCTCGGGGCTCATCAGCACGCCGGCCCGGGTGAGGGTGTAGGGAATGGTCATGGCGGTCACCCTTTGATTCCGGACTCTAGGCCCTGGGAGATGAACTGACGCTGGAAGATTACGAACAGGCCGACGGCCGGCGCGGCCAGTACGCACGCTCCGGCGAGTACGGCGCCGAACGGGTTGGCGGCCCTGGCGGAGACGGTGGTGAGGTAGTTCGACAGTGAGACCGCGAGTGGCTGCAGATCTTGTTGTTTGGTGATCAGGAACGGCCAGAGGAACTCGTTCCACGGGCCGATGAAGGTGAGCAGTACGCCGGTGAGCAGGGCAGGCCGGACCAGCGGGACCGCCACCCGCCAGAGAATGCCGAGCTCGGACGCCCCGTCGATGTGGGCCGCCTCGAACAACTCGGCCGGCAGCTGCAGGAAGTACTGCCGGAAGACGAAGACCGCGGTGGAGTTGACCGCGAAGGGCAGGATCATGCCGAGGTAGGTGTCGGCGAGGCCGTAGCTGCGGACGATCAGCACGTAGAGCGGGATCGTCAGCAGTTGGAAGGGGACGACCTGGATGAGCAGCATCAGGTTGAACACCAGCCCGCGGCCGCGGAACCGCAGCCGGGCCAGGGCGTAGCCGGCGAGTACGCCGAAGACCAGGGTTCCGATGATCACGCCGCCGGTGAAGACGCCGGAGTTGACCAGCGAGCGGCCGAGGTTGATGGCGTGGTCGATCTCGCTGTAGTTGTGACCGGTCAGGTTGCCCGGCGCCGGGAACGCGCCGGTGATGGCCGGATCCGGTTCGGTCTGCAGGCTGCCGATCAGCATGTAGTAGAAGGGGAAGAGGAAGACGAACGAGCCGATCAGCAGTGCGGCGAACTTGACCTTCATCAGTCCTCGTCCCTTCCGACGATGCGTCGTTCGACCAGCGCGAGCAGCAGGACGCCGATGATGAGCAGGACGCCGATCGCGGAGCCGACGTCCGGGTTGCCTTGCTCGATTCCGCGCTGGTACATGATCAGGACCGGGGACGCGGAGGCGCCGTCGGGTCCACCGCCGCCGGTGAGCAGGTAGGGCTCGGTGAACAGGTTCGCGCCGGTCACGGTGGAGACGAGGACGACCAGGGTGGTCGCCGGTCGGACACCGGGCACGGTGACGTTCCTGAACCGCTGCAGGCGATTGGCGCCGTCCATCTCGGCAGCCTCGTAGAGGTCGGCGGAGACGTTTTGCAGGGCGGCGAGATAGAGCAGGATGAAGAACCCGAGTTGCTTCCAGGTGACGTAGATGGCGACGGTCGGCATGGCGAGTCCGGAGTTCACCAGCCAAGAAGGGCTCGGAGCCAGTGGACCGAGCACTGAGTTGACCAGCCCGTTGGAGTTGAACAGGAACAGCCAGACCCCGACCACTGCGACGCTGGCGCTCACGTACGGCACGTAGTAGCTGACCCGGAAGAACGTGCGCCAGCGGACGGCGGCGTTCAGCGCGTTCGCGAGTACCAGCGAGAGGATGACGGTCAGCGGCACGTTGATGACCAGGAACACCACGACGTTGCCGAAGGCCCGCCGGACCGCCGGGTCCGACAGTACGGTGACGTAGTTGTCGAACCCGACGAACGGGCGGCTGACGTCCGCCCCGGGTGCCGCGAAGAAGTAGTCGTGGAACGAGATGTAGACGGCGAACCCTAGCGGGTAGGCGAAGACGGCGAGCAGGAACACGACGTACGGCGCGACCAGGGCGGCTCCGATCGGCTGCTTGCCGGCGAGGCGGCCGAGCGTCGTGATGGTCATGGCCGGGACACCAGTTGGTCGACCTTCTGGGCCGCGGCGCCGAGTGCCTGGGCGGGGTCCTGCCGGCCGAAGATCACCGATCGGGAGTAGGCGTCGCGGAAGGTCTGCCAGATGGTGATCGAGTTCGGAACGTTCGGTACTCCGACCGTACGGGACGCCTGATCGGCGAACACCCGGTAGTCCGGGTTCTTGGCGAAGTACCCGGCGAACTCGGTGGTGACGTCCTTGCGCAGCGGGATCTGTCCGGTGGCAGCCAGGAACTTGCCGTCCTGGTCCTTGCCGGTCGCGAACTTCAGGACGTCCCAGGCCGTTCCGCGGTTGGCGCAGGCGGAGTACATCGCGACGTTCTTCGCGTCGCTGAAGGTGTAGGTCTCGGCGAGAGACTTACCGGTCGACGTCGGCACCGGGACCACACCCCAGTCGATCTTTCCCTGGTACGTCGCGATGGCCCAGGGACCCACGATCGCCATCGCCGCGGTGCCGTCGACGAACGAGTCGCCGGTGTACTTCTCCTGCGACGCGAGCTTGCCGGCGTACAGGGTCCGCCAGAACCGCGCGACCTCCGTGCCCTGGTCCGAGGCGAACGTCGCGTGGCCGTTCTCGACCAGCTGCTTGCCGCCGGTCTCGGCCGCGTACAACGGGTAGAAGTCGAACCAGGACTGATAGAACTCGTTGCTCGGCGCCGGGTAGATCGCGAACTTCGCGGCCTTCGAGGAGACCAGCTTGCGAGAGGTGGCGAGGAACTCGTCGTACGTCGACAGCGGCGGCTTGGCCGTGTCGATACCCGCCTTGGCGAAGGCCTTCTTGTTGTAGAAGATCATCACCGGGTTCGCCTTCCATGGCAGCTGGTAGTACTTGCCGTCGGGCGACTTGTACTGCTGGGCCACGTCGCCGGAGCGGTCTTCGACGTACGACTTGCCGTCCGGGAAGTCGTCGAGCGCGACCAGGCCACCTTGCTTCTGGAACTGCGAGACCGAAGCCGGTGACGTGTTGAAGATCAGGCAGGGCGCGTTGCCGGCCGTGATCGCGGCGCCGATCACCTCTTCGGAGCTCTTACCGGTCGGGATCTCCTGCGCGGTGACCTTCTGGTCCGGATGACCGGCGTTCCAGGCGGCCACCATCTGCTTGCCCCAGGCAACTTCTTCGGCGTTGTTCGAGTACCAGACCGTGATCGGCCCGCGGGCGGTGGCGCCCGAACTCCCGGTATCGCCGTTGCCACACGCGGTGATCGCGGCCAGGGCCACGACGAGCGCCGCGGCGGTGATGGTTCGCCTCATGGTTCCTCCAACGAGATCGGTGCGAGTGGCCCACCCGATGAGATGTCCGCGCCGGCAGTGGCTTTGTGACAGGGCGCGCGGTGCGCGAGCGACACCCGCAGGTGCGCTCGGCCGCGGTGCACCCGGCTGC
This region includes:
- a CDS encoding carbohydrate ABC transporter permease; translation: MKVKFAALLIGSFVFLFPFYYMLIGSLQTEPDPAITGAFPAPGNLTGHNYSEIDHAINLGRSLVNSGVFTGGVIIGTLVFGVLAGYALARLRFRGRGLVFNLMLLIQVVPFQLLTIPLYVLIVRSYGLADTYLGMILPFAVNSTAVFVFRQYFLQLPAELFEAAHIDGASELGILWRVAVPLVRPALLTGVLLTFIGPWNEFLWPFLITKQQDLQPLAVSLSNYLTTVSARAANPFGAVLAGACVLAAPAVGLFVIFQRQFISQGLESGIKG
- a CDS encoding carbohydrate ABC transporter permease, whose translation is MTITTLGRLAGKQPIGAALVAPYVVFLLAVFAYPLGFAVYISFHDYFFAAPGADVSRPFVGFDNYVTVLSDPAVRRAFGNVVVFLVINVPLTVILSLVLANALNAAVRWRTFFRVSYYVPYVSASVAVVGVWLFLFNSNGLVNSVLGPLAPSPSWLVNSGLAMPTVAIYVTWKQLGFFILLYLAALQNVSADLYEAAEMDGANRLQRFRNVTVPGVRPATTLVVLVSTVTGANLFTEPYLLTGGGGPDGASASPVLIMYQRGIEQGNPDVGSAIGVLLIIGVLLLALVERRIVGRDED
- a CDS encoding extracellular solute-binding protein, which produces MRRTITAAALVVALAAITACGNGDTGSSGATARGPITVWYSNNAEEVAWGKQMVAAWNAGHPDQKVTAQEIPTGKSSEEVIGAAITAGNAPCLIFNTSPASVSQFQKQGGLVALDDFPDGKSYVEDRSGDVAQQYKSPDGKYYQLPWKANPVMIFYNKKAFAKAGIDTAKPPLSTYDEFLATSRKLVSSKAAKFAIYPAPSNEFYQSWFDFYPLYAAETGGKQLVENGHATFASDQGTEVARFWRTLYAGKLASQEKYTGDSFVDGTAAMAIVGPWAIATYQGKIDWGVVPVPTSTGKSLAETYTFSDAKNVAMYSACANRGTAWDVLKFATGKDQDGKFLAATGQIPLRKDVTTEFAGYFAKNPDYRVFADQASRTVGVPNVPNSITIWQTFRDAYSRSVIFGRQDPAQALGAAAQKVDQLVSRP